In Fibrobacter sp. UWR2, the DNA window CAAGGCCAAGGAACAGTTCAAGAAGGGCGAGCCGCTCTTCGGCAAGAACGGGGCGTTCCACTTCATGCTGGAGAACTTCCTGAACACGGCTCTGGACGCCGAGATGGATGACCATCTCGCCGAAAACAAGGGGAACGGAGGCAAGGACCGGCGCAACGGGAAGATGCGGAAGACGGTCCAGAGCGAGTACGGTCCCGTGGAAATCGAGACCCCGAGGGACAGGGACGGCACCTTCGAACCCGAGGTCGTCAAGAAGCGCGAGACGATCCTTGCGGAAGGTCTGTCGGACAAGATTATCGGGCTGTACGCCCAGGGCCAGAGCACCCGCGACATAAGCCGTTTTATCGAGGAGAACTACGGAAGTTCCATCTCCGCGGAAACCATAAGCCACATCACGGACAAGGTATGGCCGGAAATCCAGTCCTGGCGTAATCGCGGTCTCGAGGACGTCTATCCGATCGTCTGGCTCGACGCCATCCACTACAAGGTGAAGGACGAGAAGGGGGCCGTCGTGTCCCGAGCCATCTACAACGTTCTCGGCGTTGACCGTCACGGGTTCAAGGACCTGCTTGGAATGTATGTCTCGCAAAGCGAGGGGGCGAACTTCTGGCTCAGCGTGCTTACCGACCTCAAGAACCGCGGCGTCAAGGACATCCTTGTCGCATGCGTCGACGGCCTGAAGGGCTTCCCGGACGCGATAGGCGCAGTGTTCCCGGAAACGGACGTGCAGCTGTGCATAGTGCACCAGATCAGGAACTCGCTCAAGTATGTCGCGAGCAAGAACCAGAAGGAGTTCCTTGTCGACTTGAAGCTCGTATACCAAGCAAAGACGCTCGAAAAGGCGGAAATGGAACTTGGAAACCTCGCCACAAAATGGGGAGAAAAATACCCGATAGTCGTCCGTTCCTGGCAGGAGAACTGGCCCAACCTGAGCCGCTATTTTCAGTATACCGAAGACATCCGCAGGCTCATCTACACGACCAACACCGTCGAGGGCTACCACCGCCAGGTTCGCAAGGTGACGAAGACGAAGGGCGTGTTCACGTCCGACGACTCCCTCGTCAAGCTGGTCTATCTCGCTTACCGCAATATCAGGAAGAAATGGACGATGCCGCTTGCAAACTGGTCGCTGATTGCGCAACAGCTGTGCATCAGGTTCGGCGACCGGTTCGTAATTTTATAATTTTTGCCAAGGAATCAAACAACGGACGATGACACAGTTTGATTTACACTACC includes these proteins:
- a CDS encoding IS256 family transposase, which codes for MTNEELDSVMAKAKEQFKKGEPLFGKNGAFHFMLENFLNTALDAEMDDHLAENKGNGGKDRRNGKMRKTVQSEYGPVEIETPRDRDGTFEPEVVKKRETILAEGLSDKIIGLYAQGQSTRDISRFIEENYGSSISAETISHITDKVWPEIQSWRNRGLEDVYPIVWLDAIHYKVKDEKGAVVSRAIYNVLGVDRHGFKDLLGMYVSQSEGANFWLSVLTDLKNRGVKDILVACVDGLKGFPDAIGAVFPETDVQLCIVHQIRNSLKYVASKNQKEFLVDLKLVYQAKTLEKAEMELGNLATKWGEKYPIVVRSWQENWPNLSRYFQYTEDIRRLIYTTNTVEGYHRQVRKVTKTKGVFTSDDSLVKLVYLAYRNIRKKWTMPLANWSLIAQQLCIRFGDRFVIL